The genome window ATGCCGAGCGCCAACACGATGCCCCCGCGTATCGCTGGCGGCATCGCCTGCGCGCTGTTGGGCGCGATGCGGCGGTAGGCCAGGGCGATGGCGAGCGGCAGAAAGGCCAGCAGGCAGACCCAGCCGATCTGGCTCCAGCCGGGGGTGACGATGGCGATGGGGATAACGGAATCGGGCATTGGGTCTGCGGCGCGCTTTGGATGCTGCGATTATGCGGCCTCCCGTTTTCCGGAAGCCTTCATGATCGATCCCCTCGCGCTGCCGACCGCCGTACGGTTGGCACTGTCCGCCGCCGGTGCGCTGCTGATGGTGGGTCTGCTCACCGGCGTCTGGAAGTACGCTCAGATCGCGCGCTCGTCGAACGCGCAGGCGCATCCCTATGTCGACATCGCACACCGTGCCAGCCTGCTCTACAGCTTCGCGGCGCTGGTGCTGGCTGCGCTCGCCGCGGTTTCGGTCTGGCCGGGCTGGGTGAATCTGCAGGCGGTTCTCTGGCCGCTGATCTTCTTCACGCTGGCTATTGCCAGCTACGTCCTGCACGGCGCGCTGGGTGATACCGACAATCAGCTGCGTTCTCCGCACGTGCTGGGTGCGCGCCGCCTGCCTGCCTGGCCACTGCACGCCTTCATGGGCGCGCTCATCGTGGCCGAGATCGGTGGCGTGGCGGTGCTGCTGGCCGGGGCGCTTGTAGCGCTCTGGTAGGCCTCAGGCCTCGCTGCAGTCGAAGCGCGCGCGCAGCGCTTCGTCGCCACGCAGCCGCTCGCGGAACCAGTTGAGAGCCAGCCCCTGCTCACCGCTGCGCCAAGCCACCAGCAGGCGCGTGCGCTCGCGCGGCACTTCCACCTGCAGGCGCACCAGGCGGCCGTCGGCGAGCCAGGGATAGGCCAGATGCCGTGGCACGAAGCCAACGCCCAGCCCGGCGGCCTGGGCGGCGATCTTGTGCATGACGCCGGACACTGCCAGCACGGGCTGGCCATCCTGCACGCCCGCGGTGCGCGCGGCGAGCTTGCGCGCCGAGTCGGCGGCCACCACGGAGCGATGCCGGCGCAGCACGCGCGGTGGCAGCGGTCCCTTATCGGCCTCGGCCACCAGGGGGTGGTCGGGCGCGCAGGCGAAATCCCAGGCGATCTCGGCCAGGCGGGCGCTGCTCAGGCCGTAGCCGCTGGGTGCCTCGCCGCCGGCGATGGCGATGTCGGCACGGCCGCCGATGAGCGCGTCCCAGGGACCGCCCAGGGTTTCCTCGATCAGGCGCAGCTCGGTGCGCGTGGCCAGCGCGTCGAAGTCGGCAACCAAGGGGAACAGCCAGTCCACCGGCAGCATGGCGTCGGCGGCGATGCCCAGCCGCGCCTCCCAGCCCTCGCCCAGCTTGCGCAGGCGGTTGTCGGTGGCCTCGGCCTGGCGCAGCAGCGCGCGCGCTTCCTCGACGACCGCCTGGCCGGCGGCGGTGAGCTGCATGCGCCGCCCGACGCGCTCGAAGAGCTGCAGGTTGTAATCCGATTCCAGCTTCTGGACGGTATAGGTCAGCGCTGATGGCACGCGATGCAGGCGCTCGGCGGCGCGCGCGAAGCTGCCGGCCTCGGCGATGGTTTCCAGCGTGCGCAACGATTCCAGGGTCAGGCGCATGGCGGCATTCAAATGAATTGATTACTGGATTCTGCACGCTCCGCTTTTTCATCGCCACGCCGAGGCATAGATTGCGGCTCAGGTTTCAATAGAGATGAAAGCCATGAAGCTCCATGTCGTCCGCTACACCCCTCGTACCGGCTCGCGTACTGCGCGTCTGCTCGATCACGCCCTGGCGCAGCTCGAGGTCACGCCCACCGTCACCGACCTCGGCGCCAGCCAGCCACCGCTCTTCGACACCACACGCGTCGACGCCTACGTCGCGCGCAACTACGGTGGCGCCGAACTCTCCGCGCAGGCGGCCGCGGCTATCAAGCCCATGGATGCCTACGTCGACAAGCTGCGCGCGGCCGATCGCGTCATTCTTGCCACGCCGATGCACAACTTCGGTCTGCCGGCGCCGGTGAAGGCCTGGTTCGATGCCGTCATCCAGAAGGATCGGACATGGACGGTGCGCGACGGGCAGTACGAGGGATGGCTGACCGGCCACAAGGCGCTCGTGCTTTACACCAGTGCTGGCCAGTACGAGGAGGAACCCGGCAGCTACGACCTGCTCACGCCCACCGTGCGCCAGCTCTTCGGCTTCATGGGTTTCCAGGAGGTCGATGTCGTCGCCGGGCAGGGAGCCGCCGCTGATCCGGACACGGTCGAACAGCGCCTGGCTGCGGCCTGCGGGCGTATCGACGGCGTGTTGGCGCGCTGGCGCGCCTGAGGCATTACCAGTAGATCGCGGCCTGCATGCTGAAATCCGGCGAAGCGTGGACGCCCAGATCCTCCTGGAAAAGAAGGTGGAGGCGGGTGGTCGCGCCGAGCCGGAAGACGCCGCCCACTGAAAGCTGCACGCTGTCGCGGGCCAGTGCCTCTATTTCGCTGTCGGTGTAGGGCGCGCGGTGCGCGTAGATCTGCACCAGGCCAGTGAGCCAGTTGGTGATATCCAGCCCCAGGCCTGCACCGCCGAAGGGTGTGACGCGGCGCTGTTGCTCGGGCAGGACGTCGCCGCGCTCGTTGAAGGCGCCGCCGGCGGACAGGAACCCGCTAACCGGCCCGGCACGAAAATCGCGCGTGACCCAGAGCGCCGCACCCCAGGCGCCGCCGCCGGATAGCTTGTCGCCGTCGCCGGTGGGGGCGCGCAGCTGTGCACCCAGCAACCAGTCGTCGGCGGGCTCGAAATGCCAGGCGACTTCCAGGTCGCCGAGGCGGTTGCCGCGGTCCTGCACGTTGAGCAGTACTTCGCCGTCGCGCTCGTAATAGAAGACGTACTGGTCGTCGAGCGCTTGGTCACGCCCGCCCTGCGGTAGCCCGAAGAAGTCGTGCCAGTCGACGATGATGCTGTCCATGAAGCCGCCGCCCTGGTGCAGCAACGGCAGGCGCACGCTCCAGAAACTGCGTTGGGAGAAGCGTCCGCTGGCGGACAGCGCCAGCTTGTAAACCTCGCCGTCGGCGAGGAATCGCTCGTCGGCCGCTTCCAGCGCCGCATACTCGCTGATCAGATCGAAGCTGGCGCCGAAGTCGAGCTGCCCGGCTTCCGGGGCGCGTGGTGCGAGTTCGGGCAGCGGCACGGCGCGCGCCAGCTGAGCGTCGTTGCGCACGGCGAAGAAATCGGCGGCTGGGGCGGCGGGCAGGGCGCACAGCAGGAGCAGTGCGCAGACAATTCGATACGGCATGGAGGCTCGGCCATAGGCGGAAGTGTCGCCGAGGATAGCCGATGCGCATCGGAATGCTGCGAAGGGTCTGCTAGTATCGCGCGCCCGAATTGATCCCACAGCAGCAGGTGCTGCCATGTCCGCCGTAACCGAAAACACCCGAATCCGCAGTGTGCGCCCCGTTTCGACCCCGGCCGAAGTCCAGGGCGAGTACCCGATGTCGCAGGCCGCCATCGATACCGTGCTGAGCGCCCGCCGCGAGATCCAGGAGATCCTCGCCGGTCAGAGTGACCGCCTGCTTGTTATTGTCGGCCCGTGCTCGATCCATGACCCAGAGGCAGCCCTGGAGTACGCCGAGCATCTGCGCGCGTTGCGTGAGCAGCTGTCACGCGACCTGCTGGTGGTCATGCGCGTCTATTTCGAGAAGCCGCGCACCACGGTCGGCTGGAAGGGCCTGATCAACGACCCGAGCCTGGACGACAGCTACCACATCGACACCGGCCTGCGCGCCGCGCGCAAGCTGCTGCTGCAGCTCACCGAGTCGGGTGTGCCGGCGGGCGTGGAGTTCCTCGACCTGCTGACGCCGCAGTACCTGGCGGATCTGGTCAGCTGGGGCGCCATCGGCGCGCGCACCACCGAGTCGCAGCTTCACCGTGAAATGGCTTCCGGGCTGTCCTGCCCCGTCGGCTTCAAGAACGGCACTGACGGCTCGGTGAAGCTGGCCGTGGACGCCGTCATGTCGGCGGCGCACTCGCATCACTTCCTGTCGATGACGCGCGACGGTCAGGTCGGCATCTTCGAGACCACCGGCAACCCGGACTGTCACCTCATCCTGCGCGGCGGCTCCAGCGGCACCAATTACGACGCCGCCAGCGTTGACGCGGCCTGCGCGGGGCTGGCCAAGGCCGGGCTGCCCGAGCAGGTGATGATCGACTTCTCGCACGCCAACAGCCAGAAGGAGCACAAGCGGCAGATCAGCGTCGGCCAGGATGTGGGCGCCCAGATCGCCGAGGGTGACAACCGCATCGTCGGCGTCATGGTCGAGTCGCATCTGCAGGAAGGGCGCCAGGACCTCGGCGGCGAGCTGACCTACGGCCAGTCCGTCACCGACGCCTGCATCGGCTGGGATGACACCGTCGCTGTGCTGCGCGAGTTGGCCGGAAATGTCGCGCAGCGGCGCAAGCGGTTGGCCGAGACCGCCTGAGCGAAGGCGTTCAGTTAGGGGGGGGGCGTCGCCGAGCGCCAGGCTGCGTTAGCCAGCTCGACGTGCGACGACCTCCAGGTATTCCGACTCGCAGTAGGTGCCGCCGTCGGCCGCTTGGTTGTGCGCCTTCCAGTGCTGCGTCAACTCCGCGTGCAGCGCTGCCTGGCCTGCTTCGTCGAGGCAGCGAAGGCCTTCTGCGCCGGGCCGTAGTAGTCGCGAAAGAGATCGACCACCTCCGCCGGGCGAAGGGATATTCGAAGGGGTAGTGGCGGCGGGTCAACGTCAACTCGGCGCCCTCGCCGAGGCGCTGCGAACGGTAGCCTCGTCGCCCCATTTGACCGGCGGCGCCATCAGCGGGGAGGGCGGCGCGTGCCTGCCGATGATCTTGAACATGCCGCCGACGAAGCCTTCGGGCGTCCAGTTGCCCATGACAATGCGGCCGCCGGGCCGGCAGACGCGAAGCAGTTCGGCGGCCACCGCGTCTCGTGGCGCGGACTGCTCGAAGCAGCTTCGTCGCGCAGAACAAGAGCTCGGCAGCAGCGACGCCCTCCCGCTGATGGCGCCGCGGTCAAATGGGGCGACGAGGCTACCGTTCGGCAGCGCCTCGCGAGGGCGCCGAGTTGACGTTGACCGCCGCCACTACCCCTTCGAATATCCCTTCGGCCCGGCGGAGGTGGTCGATCTCTTTCGCGACTACTACGGCCGGCGCAGAAGGCCTTCGCTGCCCTCGACGAAGCAGGCCAGGCAGCGCTGCACGCGGAGTTGACGCAGCACTGGAAGGCGCACAACAAGCGGCCGACGGCGGCACCTACTGCGAGTCGGAATACCTGGAGGTCGTCGCACGTCGAGCTGGCTAACGCAGCCTGGCGCTCGGCGACGCCCCCCCTAACTGAACGCCTTCGCTCAGGCGGTCTCGGCCAACCGCTTGCGCCGCTGCGCGACATTTCCGGCCAACTCGCGCAGCACAGCGACGGTGTCATCCCAGCCGATGCAGGCGTCGGTGACGGACTGGCCGTAGGTCAGCTCGCCGCCGAGGTCCTGGCGCCTTCCTGCAGATGCGACTCGACCATGACGCCGACGATGCGGTTGTCACCCTCGGCGATCTGGGCGCCCACATCCTGGCCGACGCTGATCTGCCGCTTGTGCTCCTTCTGGCTGTTGGCGTGCGAGAAGTCGATCATCACCTGCTCGGGCAGCCCGGCCTTGGCCAGCCCCGCGCAGGCCGCGTCAACGCTGGCGGCGTCGTAATTGGTGCCGCTGGAGCCGCCGCGCAGGATGAGGTGACAGTCCGGGTTGCCGGTGGTCTCGAAGATGCCGACCTGACCGTCGCGCGTCATCGACAGGAAGTGATGCGAGTGCGCCGCCGACATGACGGCGTCCACGGCCAGCTTCACCGAGCCGTCAGTGCCGTTCTTGAAGCCGACGGGGCAGGACAGCCCGGAAGCCATTTCACGGTGAAGCTGCGACTCGGTGGTGCGCGCGCCGATGGCGCCCCAGCTGACCAGATCCGCCAGGTACTGCGGCGTCAGCAGGTCGAGGAACTCCACGCCCGCCGGCACACCCGACTCGGTGAGCTGCAGCAGCAGCTTGCGCGCGGCGCGCAGGCCGGTGTCGATGTGGTAGCTGTCGTCCAGGCTCGGGTCGTTGATCAGGCCCTTCCAGCCGACCGTGGTGCGCGGCTTCTCGAAATAGACGCGCATGACCACCAGCAGGTCGCGTGACAGCTGCTCACGCAACGCGCGCAGATGCTCGGCGTACTCCAGGGCTGCCTCTGGGTCATGGATCGAGCACGGGCCGACAATAACAAGCAGGCGGTCACTCTGACCGGCGAGGATCTCCTGGATCTCGCGGCGGCGCTCAGCACGGTATCGATGGCGGCCTGCGACATCGGGTACTCGCCCTGGACTTCGGCCGGGGTCGAAACGGGGCGCACACTGCGGATTCGGGTGTTTTCGGTTACGGCGGACATGGCAGCACCTGCTGCTGTGGGATCAATTCGGGCGCGCGATACTAGCAGACCCTTCGCAGCATTCCGATGCGCATCGGCTATCCTCGGCGACACTTCCGCCTATGGCCGAGCCTCCATGCCGTATCGAATTGTCTGCGCACTGCTCCTGCTGTGCGCCCTGCCCGCCGCCCCAGCCGCCGATTTCTTCGCCGTGCGCAACGACGCTCAGCTGGCGCGCGCCGTGCCGCTGCCCGAACTCGCACCACGCGCCCCGGAAGCCGGGCAGCTCGACTTCGGCGCCAGCTTCGATCTGATCAGCGAGTATGCGGCGCTGGAAGCGGCCGACGAGCGATTCCTCGCCGACGGCGAGGTTTACAAGCTGGCGCTGTCCGCCAGCGGACGCTTCTCCCAACGCAGTTTCTGGAGCGTGCGCCTGCCGTTGCTGCACCAGGGCGGCGGCTTCATGGACAGCATCATCGTCGACTGGCACGACTTCTTCGGGCTACCGCAGGGCGGGCGTGACCAAGCGCTCGACGACCAGTACGTCTTCTATTACGAGCGCGACGGCGAAGTACTGCTCAACGTGCAGGACCGCGGCAACCGCCTCGGCGACCTGGAAGTCGCCTGGCATTTCGAGCCCGCCGACGACTGGTTGCTGGGTGCACAGCTGCGCGCCCCCACCGGCGACGGCGACAAGCTATCCGGCGGCGGCGCCTGGGGTGCGGCGCTCTGGGTCACGCGCGATTTTCGTGCCGGGCCGGTTAGCGGGTTCCTGTCCGCCGGCGGCGCCTTCAACGAGCGCGGCGACGTCCTGCCCGAGCAACAGCGCCGCGTCACACCCTTCGGCGGTGCAGGCCTGGGGCTGGATATCACCAACTGGCTCACTGGCCTGGTGCAGATCTACGCGCACCGCGCGCCCTACACCGACAGCGAAATAGAGGCACTGGCCCGCGACAGCGTGCAGCTTTCAGTGGGCGGCGTCTTCCGGCTCGGCGCGACCACCCGCCTCCACCTTCTTTTCCAGGAGGATCTGGGCGTCCACGCTTCGCCGGATTTCAGCATGCAGGCCGCGATCTACTGGTAATGCCTCAGGCGCGCCAGCGCGCCAACACGCCGTCGATACGCCCGCAGGCCGCAGCCAGGCGCTGTTCGACCGTGTCCGGATCAGCGGCGGCTCCCTGCCCGGCGACGACATCGACCTCCTGGAAACCCATGAAGCCGAAGAGCTGGCGCACGGTGGGCGTGAGCAGGTCGTAGCTGCCGGGTTCCTCCTCGTACTGGCCAGCACTGGTGTAAAGCACGAGCGCCTTGTGGCCGGTCAGCCATCCCTCGTACTGCCCGTCGCGCACCGTCCATGTCCGATCCTTCTGGATGACGGCATCGAACCAGGCCTTCACCGGCGCCGGCAGACCGAAGTTGTGCATCGGCGTGGCAAGAATGACGCGATCGGCCGCGCGCAGCTTGTCGACGTAGGCATCCATGGCTTGATAGCCGCGGCCGCCTGCGCGGAGAGTTCGGCGCCACCGTAGTTGCGCGCGACGTAGGCGTCGACGCGTGTGGTGTCGAAGAGCGGTGGCTGGCTGGCGCCGAGGTCGGTGACGGTGGGCGTGACCTCGAGCTGCGCCAGGGCGTGATCGAGCAGACGCGCAGTACGCGAGCCGGTACGAGGGGTGTAGCGGACGACATGGAGCTTCATGGCTTTCATCTCTATTGAAACCTGAGCCGCAATCTATGCCTCGGCGTGGCGATGAAAAAGCGGAGCGTGCAGAATCCAGTAATCAATTCATTTGAATGCCGCCATGCGCCTGACCCTGGAATCGTTGCGCACGCTGGAAACCATCGCCGAGGCCGGCAGCTTCGCGCGCGCCGCCGAGCGCCTGCATCGCGTGCCATCAGCGCTGACCTATACCGTCCAGAAGCTGGAATCGGATTACAACCTGCAGCTCTTCGAGCGCGTCGGGCGGCGCATGCAGCT of Algiphilus aromaticivorans DG1253 contains these proteins:
- a CDS encoding NAD(P)H-dependent oxidoreductase; this translates as MDAYVDKLRAADRVILATPMHNFGLPAPVKAWFDAVIQKDRTWTVRDGQYEGWLTGHKALVLYTSAGQYEEEPGSYDLLTPTVRQLFGFMGFQEVDVVAGQGAAADPDTVEQRLAAACGRIDGVLARWRA
- a CDS encoding LysR family transcriptional regulator, with translation MRLTLESLRTLETIAEAGSFARAAERLHRVPSALTYTVQKLESDYNLQLFERVGRRMQLTAAGQAVVEEARALLRQAEATDNRLRKLGEGWEARLGIAADAMLPVDWLFPLVADFDALATRTELRLIEETLGGPWDALIGGRADIAIAGGEAPSGYGLSSARLAEIAWDFACAPDHPLVAEADKGPLPPRVLRRHRSVVAADSARKLAARTAGVQDGQPVLAVSGVMHKIAAQAAGLGVGFVPRHLAYPWLADGRLVRLQVEVPRERTRLLVAWRSGEQGLALNWFRERLRGDEALRARFDCSEA
- a CDS encoding 3-deoxy-7-phosphoheptulonate synthase; the protein is MSAVTENTRIRSVRPVSTPAEVQGEYPMSQAAIDTVLSARREIQEILAGQSDRLLVIVGPCSIHDPEAALEYAEHLRALREQLSRDLLVVMRVYFEKPRTTVGWKGLINDPSLDDSYHIDTGLRAARKLLLQLTESGVPAGVEFLDLLTPQYLADLVSWGAIGARTTESQLHREMASGLSCPVGFKNGTDGSVKLAVDAVMSAAHSHHFLSMTRDGQVGIFETTGNPDCHLILRGGSSGTNYDAASVDAACAGLAKAGLPEQVMIDFSHANSQKEHKRQISVGQDVGAQIAEGDNRIVGVMVESHLQEGRQDLGGELTYGQSVTDACIGWDDTVAVLRELAGNVAQRRKRLAETA
- a CDS encoding DUF3187 family protein, whose amino-acid sequence is MPYRIVCALLLLCALPAAPAADFFAVRNDAQLARAVPLPELAPRAPEAGQLDFGASFDLISEYAALEAADERFLADGEVYKLALSASGRFSQRSFWSVRLPLLHQGGGFMDSIIVDWHDFFGLPQGGRDQALDDQYVFYYERDGEVLLNVQDRGNRLGDLEVAWHFEPADDWLLGAQLRAPTGDGDKLSGGGAWGAALWVTRDFRAGPVSGFLSAGGAFNERGDVLPEQQRRVTPFGGAGLGLDITNWLTGLVQIYAHRAPYTDSEIEALARDSVQLSVGGVFRLGATTRLHLLFQEDLGVHASPDFSMQAAIYW
- a CDS encoding FMN-dependent NADH-azoreductase; this encodes MKLHVVRYTPRTGSRTARLLDHALAQLEVTPTVTDLGASQPPLFDTTRVDAYVARNYGGAELSAQAAAAIKPMDAYVDKLRAADRVILATPMHNFGLPAPVKAWFDAVIQKDRTWTVRDGQYEGWLTGHKALVLYTSAGQYEEEPGSYDLLTPTVRQLFGFMGFQEVDVVAGQGAAADPDTVEQRLAAACGRIDGVLARWRA